The Sporosarcina luteola genome contains a region encoding:
- a CDS encoding YtnP family quorum-quenching lactonase: MDTYKFHDMKLTWLDGGVNFLDGGTMFGVVPKALWSRKYNVDENNLIELRTDPIYITYEGKHILIDSGIGKGKLSEKLKRNLGVRAETKVEEGLAELGLTPADIDIVLMTHLHNDHAAGLTGWANDELVSIFPNAEIHVSQVEWDEMRNPNIRSRNTYWKENWEPVQHQVKTFEGRVEVLPGIEMIHTGGHSDGHSVIKLTQNGETVLHMGDIMPTHAHSNPLWVLAYDDYPMTSIFAKEKLMKEALANRYRFIFYHDAVYRLVQWDESGKEITEAVERTR, translated from the coding sequence TTGGATACATATAAGTTTCACGATATGAAACTAACATGGCTCGATGGGGGAGTCAATTTCCTCGATGGAGGCACGATGTTCGGGGTCGTTCCGAAAGCGTTATGGTCGCGGAAATACAATGTTGATGAGAACAACTTGATCGAACTTCGGACAGATCCGATCTATATCACCTACGAAGGGAAACATATCCTCATAGACTCAGGCATCGGGAAAGGGAAGCTGTCGGAAAAGTTGAAGCGTAATCTCGGGGTCCGTGCTGAAACAAAGGTGGAGGAAGGTTTGGCAGAGCTTGGACTGACACCTGCCGATATCGATATTGTCCTCATGACCCATTTGCATAATGACCATGCCGCGGGTTTGACGGGGTGGGCAAACGATGAGCTCGTGTCAATTTTTCCGAATGCGGAAATTCATGTATCACAAGTCGAGTGGGATGAAATGCGGAATCCTAATATCCGTTCAAGGAATACGTATTGGAAGGAGAACTGGGAGCCCGTCCAGCATCAGGTGAAAACATTCGAAGGCCGGGTTGAAGTGCTGCCGGGGATCGAAATGATTCACACAGGTGGACATAGTGACGGACATAGTGTCATCAAGCTGACTCAAAACGGGGAAACGGTTCTGCATATGGGGGATATCATGCCGACGCATGCGCATAGCAATCCATTATGGGTTTTGGCTTATGACGACTACCCAATGACTTCAATATTTGCAAAGGAAAAGCTAATGAAAGAAGCATTGGCTAACCGATATCGTTTCATCTTCTATCATGACGCTGTTTACCGTCTCGTCCAGTGGGATGAAAGCGGTAAAGAAATTACTGAAGCAGTCGAGCGTACAAGATAA
- a CDS encoding M42 family metallopeptidase, translated as MNNETLTMFKTLTELPGAPGNEHMVRNYMRDELGKYSDEIIQDNLGGIFGVRKGPEEGPRIMVAGHMDEVGFMVTAITDNGMLRFQPLGGWWNQVLLAQRVQIITDEGPVVGVIGSIPPHLLSDEVRNKPMDIKNMLIDIGADDKEDAQKIGIRPGQQIVPICPFTPMANDKKILAKAWDNRYGCGLAIELLKEVHGETLPNNLYSGANVMEEVGLRGAQAAARMINPDLFFALDASPANDASGNKNEFGQLGKGTLLRIFDRSMVTHRGMREFILDTAETNNIPYQYFISMGGTDAGQVHISNEGVPSAVIGICSRYIHTSASIIHTDDYAAAKELLVKLVKACDKTTVETIKSNV; from the coding sequence ATGAACAACGAAACGTTGACTATGTTCAAAACATTGACCGAGCTGCCTGGAGCACCAGGAAATGAGCATATGGTACGCAACTATATGCGGGATGAGCTCGGAAAATATTCCGATGAAATTATCCAGGACAATCTAGGCGGAATTTTCGGCGTGCGGAAAGGACCTGAAGAAGGCCCGCGTATCATGGTTGCCGGCCATATGGATGAAGTAGGCTTCATGGTCACTGCAATCACTGACAACGGTATGCTCCGTTTCCAACCGCTTGGGGGATGGTGGAACCAAGTGCTGTTGGCGCAACGAGTTCAAATCATTACAGATGAAGGTCCAGTCGTCGGCGTCATCGGATCCATACCGCCACATCTCCTCAGTGATGAAGTCCGCAATAAACCGATGGATATTAAAAACATGCTTATCGATATCGGTGCGGATGACAAAGAAGACGCACAGAAAATCGGCATCCGTCCCGGCCAGCAAATTGTACCGATCTGCCCGTTCACCCCAATGGCGAATGATAAAAAGATCTTGGCGAAAGCATGGGATAATAGATATGGTTGCGGTCTGGCCATCGAGCTGTTGAAAGAAGTTCATGGAGAAACGCTTCCGAATAACCTGTATTCCGGGGCGAATGTCATGGAGGAAGTAGGATTGCGAGGTGCACAGGCTGCTGCCCGGATGATCAATCCTGATCTGTTCTTCGCATTGGACGCGAGCCCGGCGAATGACGCATCCGGCAATAAAAATGAATTTGGCCAGCTTGGAAAAGGAACATTGCTTCGCATCTTCGACCGTTCGATGGTGACACACCGCGGCATGCGCGAATTCATCCTTGATACAGCGGAAACGAACAATATCCCGTACCAATATTTCATCTCCATGGGAGGAACAGACGCAGGACAAGTGCATATTTCAAATGAAGGTGTACCAAGTGCGGTTATCGGAATCTGTTCACGTTACATCCACACATCCGCTTCCATCATCCACACCGATGATTATGCGGCAGCGAAAGAACTTCTCGTCAAATTAGTGAAAGCTTGCGATAAAACGACTGTTGAAACAATCAAGAGCAATGTATAA
- a CDS encoding DUF84 family protein — protein sequence MKFIIGSTNQAKVKAAQEVIESHFPGSELSQVKVPSGVKDQPFGDEETRTGALNRATNAAHEESGAIGIGLEGGVRMIGSEMFVCNWGALVLPSGKSFTAGGAQITLPEEIASELKKGRELGAVVDDYFNANGIRNSEGAIGMFTALAVTRDKLFEHVMQLLIGQLKYYKKD from the coding sequence ATGAAATTCATCATAGGGTCCACCAATCAAGCAAAAGTCAAAGCAGCACAGGAAGTGATCGAAAGCCATTTTCCGGGAAGTGAACTGTCCCAAGTGAAAGTTCCATCAGGCGTGAAGGATCAGCCATTTGGAGATGAAGAAACAAGAACCGGAGCATTGAACCGCGCAACGAATGCCGCCCATGAAGAAAGTGGCGCAATCGGAATCGGCTTGGAAGGTGGTGTGCGCATGATTGGAAGTGAAATGTTCGTTTGCAATTGGGGGGCGCTTGTACTGCCTTCAGGGAAATCATTCACTGCCGGTGGGGCTCAAATCACATTACCTGAAGAAATTGCTTCAGAATTAAAGAAGGGTCGGGAATTGGGAGCTGTCGTCGATGATTATTTTAACGCGAACGGCATCCGCAATAGTGAAGGTGCAATCGGTATGTTCACCGCGCTGGCGGTCACTCGCGACAAGCTGTTCGAACATGTTATGCAATTATTGATCGGTCAATTGAAATACTACAAGAAAGATTAA
- a CDS encoding DUF1444 domain-containing protein — protein MKLVNSQKLVELLKEHLPSEHFQWRFDRKTDKVRLEHSILKKGMDISLPEILAKYETKQEAAINEVVYTIGETFKAMEKEQTEGFVKENAIYPVIRSTSFPQTSKAGDRFIAKDHTAETRIFYALDLGTTYRLIDESMLDSIGMTESEIMESALFKVRSLPTNMKKDEVAGNLFYFVNNNDGYDASRILNHTFLKEMEAEIEGHMTVSVPHQDVLIIGDIRNDTGYDVLAQMTMQFFTVGAVPVTSLSFIYEDGKLEPIFIMAKNRVARKEGRKK, from the coding sequence GTGAAGTTAGTGAATTCACAAAAGCTAGTGGAACTATTAAAAGAGCATCTGCCGTCCGAACATTTCCAATGGCGTTTCGATCGGAAAACGGATAAGGTTCGATTGGAGCATTCGATACTGAAAAAAGGGATGGATATTTCCTTGCCGGAAATCCTTGCTAAATATGAAACTAAACAAGAAGCTGCCATTAATGAAGTCGTCTATACGATTGGCGAAACTTTTAAAGCAATGGAAAAAGAGCAGACGGAAGGGTTTGTGAAAGAAAATGCAATCTACCCGGTCATCCGCTCGACTTCTTTTCCGCAAACTTCAAAAGCGGGGGATCGCTTCATAGCGAAAGATCATACGGCGGAAACGAGAATCTTCTATGCGCTCGACTTGGGCACGACGTACCGTCTCATTGATGAATCGATGCTCGATTCCATCGGTATGACGGAGTCGGAAATTATGGAATCAGCTCTATTTAAAGTGAGATCATTACCGACGAATATGAAGAAGGATGAAGTGGCGGGAAATCTGTTCTATTTCGTCAATAACAATGACGGATACGATGCAAGCCGTATATTGAATCACACCTTCCTAAAGGAAATGGAAGCGGAAATCGAAGGGCATATGACCGTCTCGGTACCTCACCAGGACGTTTTGATCATTGGTGATATTCGGAACGATACGGGGTATGACGTGCTTGCCCAAATGACGATGCAATTTTTCACGGTAGGGGCAGTGCCTGTCACCTCCTTGTCATTCATCTATGAAGATGGTAAATTAGAACCGATTTTCATTATGGCGAAAAATCGGGTTGCCCGGAAGGAAGGTAGAAAGAAATGA
- the ytpR gene encoding YtpR family tRNA-binding protein, with protein sequence MNIFYNQNGVGDVLLVQMTTERPEDRTIESKKDITLIKDATTDKVVAFNVFRASNYVKPENEGQLETTEEIVSQLQEALKSNGVEFELDVDFSPKFVVGHVVAKEKHPNADKLSVCKVDVGDETLQIVCGAPNVEEGQKVVVAKVGAVMPSGMVIRDAELRGIDSSGMICSAKELGIPDAPTEKGIMVLAEDATPGEPFIA encoded by the coding sequence ATGAATATTTTTTACAATCAAAACGGAGTTGGCGATGTACTCCTCGTTCAAATGACGACAGAACGTCCGGAAGATAGGACAATTGAAAGCAAAAAGGATATCACACTTATCAAAGATGCAACAACAGATAAAGTCGTAGCATTCAACGTCTTCCGTGCTTCGAACTATGTGAAACCGGAAAATGAAGGACAACTTGAAACGACTGAAGAGATTGTCAGTCAACTGCAAGAGGCACTTAAATCGAATGGTGTGGAGTTTGAATTAGATGTGGATTTCTCACCGAAGTTCGTTGTCGGTCACGTTGTAGCAAAAGAAAAACACCCGAATGCAGATAAATTAAGCGTGTGCAAGGTGGATGTCGGAGATGAAACCTTGCAAATCGTCTGCGGAGCGCCCAATGTCGAAGAGGGGCAAAAGGTCGTCGTAGCAAAAGTGGGGGCTGTCATGCCATCGGGAATGGTCATAAGAGATGCAGAGCTTAGAGGTATCGACTCATCAGGTATGATCTGTTCAGCAAAAGAGCTTGGCATTCCAGACGCTCCTACTGAAAAAGGGATTATGGTCCTTGCTGAAGACGCAACGCCTGGTGAACCTTTTATAGCTTGA
- a CDS encoding DNA translocase FtsK, whose amino-acid sequence MTWIKKMMNRIFEADKNEEFEEAFEDIEYEEQIEKDQTKTEKPAFRFPIITDAEIYGWEPDPENERRKADNLITELDDDDFTPVPLYKNDRWPGGNEKPTIHRATAPLKYNTKQESNSVPSPKARTVKADETETNKKTIIQKRSNRPFTPTEVPSPVYGYSRPKIDRFEDHQLGDRKEATEENPIPSRVESEYEQKKAEPINEQSMADDEIHRIDLEEHAHTSGKEKFAETKIDEFVETESTEPVEREIETESTQPDEREIETESTEPDEQEIEMEPTAAELVGQFSETPNPTVKEEFEASDDPELIIAEEEIPASIEESMIEEMIETSSSEPVIEEVNEPERIHEQKKERIVPFNVLMLKNDKLKYEERAKKASSQSAFDSTKNDSIRTEPIQEITKPNEPTEGLEEQPYYAFPSKDFLIQPEEHVEDTEWLQSQSEKLEEALSYFAVQANVIEAVQGPTVTRFELTVGHGTKVSKVRNLTDDLKLALAAEDIRIQAPIPGTSSIGIEIPNRKPRAVRISEVIETKRFQDSESPLEAVLGLSLTGEPVTLDLRKMPHGMIAGATGSGKSVCINSILISLLYKASPTDLKMLLIDPKMVELAPFNGIPHLLSPVITDVKAATAALKWAVGEMERRYELFAHVGARNIERYNEMAEKDRKFSLKMPYLLIVIDELADLMMMAPADVEVSISRITQKARACGIHLIIATQRPSVDVITGTIKANVPTRIAFAVSSQIDSRTIIDTPGAERLLGKGDMLYLGSGQSSAVRLQGTFVTDAEIERIIEHVQNEAEPNYLFGQEDLLANTMEEEETDPLFADACEFIIDQGSASTSLLQRNFSIGYNRAAKLMDRMEKLGFISEQRGSKAREVYLTKSELDYFLNGNEKPNDM is encoded by the coding sequence TTGACTTGGATTAAAAAAATGATGAACCGTATATTTGAAGCAGATAAAAATGAAGAATTTGAAGAAGCTTTTGAGGATATTGAGTATGAAGAACAAATAGAGAAAGACCAAACCAAAACCGAAAAACCGGCTTTCCGTTTTCCAATCATAACCGATGCCGAAATCTATGGATGGGAACCGGATCCGGAAAACGAGCGAAGAAAAGCGGATAACTTAATCACTGAACTTGATGACGATGATTTCACACCTGTGCCGTTATATAAAAATGATAGATGGCCAGGGGGAAATGAGAAACCGACTATTCATCGGGCGACCGCCCCATTGAAATACAATACAAAACAAGAATCGAACTCAGTGCCGTCACCTAAAGCGAGAACGGTGAAAGCTGACGAAACAGAGACGAACAAAAAAACAATTATACAGAAACGAAGTAACCGTCCGTTCACTCCTACGGAAGTGCCATCACCCGTTTATGGCTATTCAAGGCCGAAGATAGACCGGTTTGAGGACCATCAACTGGGAGATAGGAAAGAGGCAACTGAAGAAAATCCGATTCCATCTCGGGTTGAATCGGAATATGAACAAAAAAAGGCCGAACCAATCAATGAACAATCAATGGCAGATGATGAAATTCATCGCATTGATTTAGAGGAACATGCACATACTTCGGGTAAAGAAAAGTTTGCTGAGACGAAAATTGATGAATTTGTAGAAACGGAATCCACTGAGCCTGTTGAGCGGGAAATCGAAACGGAATCCACTCAGCCTGATGAGCGGGAAATTGAAACGGAATCCACTGAACCTGATGAGCAGGAAATCGAAATGGAACCGACTGCCGCTGAGCTTGTAGGTCAATTCAGTGAAACACCTAATCCGACAGTAAAAGAAGAGTTTGAGGCTTCTGATGATCCCGAACTGATAATAGCTGAAGAGGAAATTCCTGCATCTATTGAAGAATCAATGATTGAGGAAATGATAGAGACTTCATCTTCGGAACCGGTGATTGAAGAAGTGAATGAGCCTGAACGAATTCACGAACAGAAGAAAGAAAGAATCGTGCCTTTTAATGTCCTTATGTTGAAAAATGATAAGCTGAAATACGAGGAACGTGCAAAAAAAGCTAGCAGCCAGTCGGCCTTTGATTCCACAAAAAACGATTCGATTCGAACCGAACCGATTCAAGAAATTACAAAACCGAATGAACCTACCGAAGGCCTGGAAGAACAACCTTATTATGCATTCCCTTCGAAAGACTTTCTTATTCAGCCCGAAGAGCATGTAGAAGACACGGAATGGCTACAATCCCAATCTGAAAAGTTGGAGGAGGCACTTTCCTATTTTGCCGTGCAGGCAAATGTCATTGAGGCCGTGCAAGGACCGACCGTCACGAGATTCGAGTTAACGGTGGGGCACGGAACGAAAGTGAGCAAGGTTAGAAATCTGACTGACGACTTAAAATTGGCACTCGCCGCGGAAGACATCCGAATTCAAGCACCGATTCCGGGGACCAGCTCCATTGGAATCGAGATCCCGAACCGGAAGCCGAGAGCCGTCCGGATTTCGGAAGTGATTGAAACGAAACGCTTTCAAGATTCGGAATCACCTTTGGAGGCGGTGCTTGGACTTAGTCTGACGGGTGAACCTGTGACATTGGATTTGCGGAAGATGCCACATGGAATGATTGCCGGTGCAACAGGATCCGGTAAATCGGTGTGCATCAATTCGATCTTGATCAGTCTATTGTATAAAGCGTCACCAACGGATCTGAAAATGCTGCTCATCGATCCGAAAATGGTGGAGCTTGCGCCGTTCAACGGGATTCCTCATTTATTGAGCCCCGTCATCACCGATGTGAAAGCTGCGACTGCTGCATTGAAATGGGCGGTCGGAGAAATGGAACGCCGCTATGAACTGTTTGCACATGTCGGCGCTAGAAATATTGAGCGTTATAATGAGATGGCAGAAAAGGACCGTAAATTCTCTCTGAAGATGCCATATCTACTCATCGTCATAGATGAGCTTGCGGACTTGATGATGATGGCGCCAGCAGACGTCGAAGTATCGATCAGCCGGATCACCCAAAAGGCAAGAGCTTGTGGAATCCATTTGATCATTGCTACACAACGCCCATCCGTCGATGTCATTACCGGGACGATCAAGGCGAATGTTCCGACACGCATAGCATTTGCTGTTTCATCCCAGATCGACTCCCGGACAATTATCGATACACCGGGAGCTGAAAGGCTGCTAGGGAAAGGCGACATGCTTTATCTCGGAAGCGGTCAATCTTCAGCGGTGCGCTTGCAAGGGACATTTGTCACGGATGCTGAAATTGAACGTATAATAGAACACGTTCAGAACGAAGCGGAGCCGAATTATTTGTTCGGTCAAGAGGATTTATTGGCAAACACAATGGAAGAAGAGGAAACGGATCCTTTATTTGCGGATGCCTGCGAATTCATTATCGATCAAGGCAGTGCTTCCACATCTTTATTGCAGCGGAACTTCAGTATCGGTTATAATCGTGCCGCTAAATTGATGGACCGAATGGAAAAACTAGGTTTCATTTCCGAGCAAAGGGGAAGTAAGGCACGAGAAGTCTATTTAACAAAAAGTGAGCTTGATTATTTCTTGAATGGCAATGAAAAGCCAAATGATATGTGA
- the murC gene encoding UDP-N-acetylmuramate--L-alanine ligase, translated as MTLYHFIGIKGSGMSSLAQILHDSSYAVQGSDVEKYFFTEDPLHERKITILPFDENNIKTGMTVIAGNAFPDSHPEIERAHELGVEVIRYHEFLGNYMEKFISVGVTGSHGKTSTTGLLAHVLSGNAPTSFLIGDGTGKGVEDSEYFVFEACEYKRHFLAYEPDYAIMTNIDFDHPDYFKDLEDVLDAFGQMALRVKKAIIACGDDIYLQQIKANVPVVYYGFDEVNDFSAKNIVKSEQGATFDVYVRNEFFHSFTIALAGDHGILNSLGVIALCHYEGIPVAGIEERLATFNGVKRRFTVTESYGRTIVDDYAHHPTEIKATLQSARQKYPEKEIVAIFQPHTFTRTAALLEQFADSLSAADHVYLCDIFGSAREKSGNLTINDLVGKIPGAQHLELENIEVLDKHGNAVYLFMGAGDIQKYLNVFTEHTKKEETA; from the coding sequence ATGACATTGTACCATTTTATAGGAATCAAAGGATCGGGGATGAGTTCCCTTGCACAGATCCTTCACGATTCATCTTATGCCGTGCAAGGTTCGGATGTGGAGAAATATTTCTTTACGGAGGATCCGTTGCATGAAAGAAAAATAACGATTTTACCTTTTGATGAAAATAATATTAAGACCGGAATGACTGTCATTGCAGGGAATGCGTTCCCAGACAGTCATCCCGAAATTGAAAGAGCACATGAGTTGGGCGTAGAAGTAATACGCTATCATGAATTTTTAGGCAACTACATGGAGAAATTCATTTCAGTAGGTGTTACGGGTTCCCATGGGAAGACATCAACGACCGGGTTGCTGGCGCATGTCCTTTCCGGGAATGCCCCGACATCCTTTCTCATCGGTGATGGCACGGGCAAAGGTGTTGAGGACAGTGAATACTTCGTTTTTGAAGCGTGCGAATACAAACGCCACTTCCTAGCATACGAGCCTGACTACGCTATCATGACAAATATCGATTTCGATCATCCGGACTATTTCAAGGATTTGGAAGACGTCTTGGATGCATTTGGCCAAATGGCTTTACGTGTGAAGAAGGCGATCATTGCTTGCGGTGATGATATTTATTTGCAGCAGATTAAAGCGAACGTCCCTGTCGTCTACTACGGATTTGATGAAGTGAATGACTTCTCTGCAAAAAACATCGTGAAATCCGAACAGGGTGCCACATTTGATGTCTATGTGCGAAATGAATTCTTCCATTCGTTCACAATAGCATTGGCGGGTGACCACGGAATTTTGAATTCTCTAGGCGTTATTGCATTATGCCATTATGAAGGAATTCCGGTTGCTGGCATCGAGGAGAGACTGGCTACATTTAATGGAGTCAAAAGACGTTTCACTGTTACAGAATCATACGGTCGGACGATTGTTGACGATTACGCCCATCATCCGACGGAGATCAAGGCGACGTTGCAATCCGCAAGGCAAAAGTATCCCGAAAAAGAAATTGTCGCGATTTTCCAACCGCATACGTTCACACGGACCGCGGCATTGCTGGAGCAATTCGCCGACAGTCTTTCTGCGGCCGATCATGTCTATTTATGTGACATCTTCGGTTCCGCGCGGGAAAAATCAGGCAATTTGACGATTAATGACCTCGTCGGCAAAATTCCTGGAGCACAACATCTGGAATTGGAGAACATCGAAGTCCTTGATAAGCATGGAAATGCAGTGTACCTATTCATGGGCGCTGGCGACATCCAAAAGTATTTGAACGTCTTCACCGAACATACGAAGAAAGAAGAAACAGCTTGA
- a CDS encoding DUF948 domain-containing protein, which produces MEVLLYIAAIVAAIAFLILCISLAMTLGSLKTTLRSVSETLDGLTNQLEGVTSETTELLHKTNALAEDIQQKSEKLNSVVDAVKGVGSSVSDLNNSVRRVTNSITVEAEKNSDKIAQVVQWSNVAFGIIGKVKDMKTERSSGWTVYQPDKGQKRLPSPDGN; this is translated from the coding sequence ATGGAAGTATTACTTTACATTGCTGCAATAGTTGCCGCAATCGCATTTTTGATTTTATGTATCAGCCTTGCAATGACATTAGGTTCATTGAAAACGACATTACGAAGCGTTTCCGAAACATTGGATGGCTTGACGAACCAGTTGGAAGGGGTCACGTCTGAAACGACTGAACTTCTTCATAAGACAAATGCCCTTGCCGAGGATATTCAGCAGAAATCCGAAAAATTGAACTCTGTCGTTGATGCAGTGAAAGGGGTAGGAAGCTCTGTAAGCGACTTGAACAATTCAGTTCGCCGAGTCACCAATTCAATCACTGTCGAAGCAGAGAAGAACAGTGATAAAATAGCCCAAGTCGTTCAATGGAGCAACGTCGCTTTCGGCATTATCGGGAAAGTGAAAGATATGAAAACGGAAAGATCATCAGGCTGGACTGTCTATCAACCGGACAAGGGGCAGAAGCGTTTGCCGAGCCCGGACGGAAACTGA
- a CDS encoding YtxH domain-containing protein: MTDKLKPNYNDAHFDHQYYGNQEYKNTFGEPSHLPVNYPYRSNTDDFYDEDDTGAGSFLLGALVGGVIGAAAALFLAPKTGREMRDDFSEQAVNLKNKGIELSAVAKDKATEITSVAKEKTDGLTKSIQEQSGQIVDKVKSMANKTSVPMDDGTASSEGEEAIDFVGTTTEQDKQAAEDVTTGNSDVSYDNSENFGTEKNVNQNHISVEKEK; the protein is encoded by the coding sequence ATGACTGATAAACTAAAACCTAACTATAACGATGCACATTTTGATCACCAATATTATGGAAACCAGGAATACAAGAACACATTCGGGGAACCATCCCACTTGCCTGTCAACTATCCATACCGTTCCAATACGGATGATTTCTATGATGAAGACGACACTGGGGCAGGCAGCTTCCTGTTGGGAGCGCTCGTAGGAGGAGTTATCGGTGCAGCGGCGGCATTATTCCTCGCACCGAAGACGGGTAGGGAAATGCGCGACGATTTTTCGGAGCAGGCGGTTAACTTGAAGAATAAAGGAATCGAATTGAGTGCAGTTGCGAAGGATAAAGCAACGGAAATCACTTCCGTTGCAAAGGAGAAGACGGATGGCCTGACGAAATCAATTCAGGAGCAATCCGGACAGATTGTGGATAAAGTGAAATCGATGGCAAATAAAACGTCGGTCCCTATGGACGATGGAACAGCCTCTTCCGAAGGGGAGGAAGCAATCGATTTTGTAGGAACTACAACGGAACAGGACAAGCAAGCCGCTGAGGATGTAACAACAGGGAACAGTGATGTTTCCTATGACAATAGCGAGAACTTCGGAACAGAAAAGAATGTGAATCAAAACCACATTTCTGTCGAAAAAGAAAAGTGA